One part of the Marinilabiliales bacterium genome encodes these proteins:
- a CDS encoding fumarate hydratase, with product MSSPVFRFQQQFPLGEEKTDYYLLTANHVSTALFEGKEMLVVAGEGLAELARAAMHDCSFMLRTTHISQVAAILDDPEASENDKYVALTMLRNAEISAKGVLPFCQDTGTATIIAKKGQQVWTGGGDEEALARGVFKTFTEENLRYSQTVPLDMYTEKNSGTNLPAQTDIYAVDGSEYNFLFLAKGGGSANKTNLYQETKALLNAEKLEKFLVEKMRSLGTAACPPYHIAFVIGGTSAEACLKTVKLASAKYLDTLPRKGNQDGQAFRDVELEERVLKASRELGIGAQFGGKYFALDIRIIRLPRHGASCPVGMGVSCAADRNIKAKINREGIWIEKLERDPGRFIPGPYRKDEVNGAVRVNLDRPMKEILAQLSEHPVGTRLSLNGTIIVGRDIAHARLKERIDKGEGLPQYIKDHPIYYAGPAKTPEGMPSGSFGPTTAGRMDSYVDLFQGNGGSMIMIAKGNRSKQVTDACKKHGGFYLGSIGGPAALLAQENIRKVELLEYPELGMEAIYRIEVEDFPAFILVDDKGNDFYAQNC from the coding sequence ATGTCCTCACCAGTTTTCAGATTTCAGCAACAGTTCCCCCTGGGGGAAGAGAAAACCGATTATTACCTGCTAACTGCAAATCATGTGTCCACCGCGCTCTTTGAAGGCAAAGAGATGCTGGTAGTCGCCGGGGAAGGCCTTGCAGAGCTGGCCCGGGCAGCCATGCATGACTGCTCTTTTATGCTGCGTACCACACATATCAGTCAGGTGGCAGCAATTCTGGATGATCCTGAAGCAAGTGAAAATGATAAGTATGTGGCGTTGACGATGCTCAGGAATGCGGAAATTTCTGCCAAAGGGGTGCTCCCTTTCTGCCAGGATACCGGCACGGCCACCATCATTGCAAAAAAGGGTCAGCAGGTCTGGACCGGCGGTGGGGATGAAGAGGCCCTGGCCAGGGGTGTTTTCAAGACCTTTACAGAGGAGAATCTCAGGTATTCGCAGACCGTGCCGCTCGACATGTACACCGAGAAGAACTCGGGCACCAACCTGCCGGCGCAGACCGACATCTATGCTGTTGACGGCAGCGAGTACAACTTCCTTTTCCTGGCCAAGGGAGGCGGATCGGCCAACAAGACCAATCTTTACCAGGAGACCAAGGCTCTGCTTAACGCGGAAAAGCTCGAAAAGTTCCTGGTTGAAAAGATGCGTTCGCTGGGCACCGCCGCCTGTCCGCCTTACCACATAGCCTTCGTTATAGGCGGCACTTCGGCCGAGGCCTGCCTCAAGACGGTAAAGCTGGCTTCTGCAAAATACCTGGATACACTTCCCCGAAAGGGTAATCAGGACGGACAGGCATTCAGGGATGTGGAGCTCGAAGAAAGGGTACTTAAGGCCTCCCGGGAACTCGGGATAGGAGCCCAGTTCGGGGGTAAATATTTTGCCCTCGACATACGGATCATAAGGCTTCCCAGGCACGGGGCCTCATGTCCGGTAGGCATGGGTGTGTCGTGCGCGGCCGACCGGAACATCAAGGCGAAGATAAACAGGGAGGGTATCTGGATCGAGAAGCTGGAGAGGGACCCGGGAAGGTTCATACCTGGCCCGTACAGGAAGGATGAAGTGAACGGCGCGGTCAGGGTCAATCTTGACAGGCCGATGAAAGAGATACTTGCACAGCTTTCTGAACACCCGGTCGGCACCCGCCTGTCGCTTAACGGTACCATAATTGTAGGACGCGATATAGCACATGCCAGGCTCAAGGAGAGGATTGACAAGGGAGAGGGCCTGCCTCAGTATATCAAGGACCACCCGATATATTATGCCGGACCGGCAAAGACCCCCGAAGGCATGCCCTCGGGATCGTTCGGACCCACCACCGCAGGGCGCATGGACTCTTATGTTGACCTTTTCCAGGGCAATGGGGGAAGCATGATAATGATTGCCAAGGGCAACCGGAGCAAGCAGGTTACTGATGCATGCAAAAAGCATGGCGGCTTTTACCTGGGCAGCATAGGAGGGCCCGCAGCGCTGCTTGCCCAGGAGAACATCAGGAAGGTCGAGCTGCTGGAGTACCCCGAACTGGGAATGGAGGCAATCTACCGAATAGAGGTGGAAGATTTTCCTGCATTCATACTTGTTGACGACAAGGGCAACGACTTTTACGCGCAAAACTGCTGA
- the fumC gene encoding class II fumarate hydratase, producing the protein MYRTEHDTMGPVEVPADKYWGAQTQRSINNFRIGGEKMPVEVIRAFAVLKKAAALTNNELGVLPDDKTTLICSVCDEISAGLLDEHFPLVVWQTGSGTQTNMNLNEVIANRAHVLAGGSVGEGTPPVHPNDDVNRSQSSNDTFPTAMHIAAYKMLMEVTIPGLEKLRETLAAKSKEFAGVVKTGRTHWMDATPLTLGQEFSGYVSQIDHQMKALRSTLPHLAELALGGTAVGTGLNAPKGYDDLVAAKIAELTGYPFISAPNKFEALSANDAVVKVSGALKGVAVSLMKIANDLRALASGPRSGIGEIILPANEPGSSIMPGKVNPTQIEALTMVCAQVIGNDLAITTGGMQGHFQLNVFKPVMIYNLLNSARLLGDAAVSLNDNCVAGIEPDREKIARNLENSLMLVTALNPHIGYENAARIAKKAYAENKTLRQAALELELLTEEQFSEWVDPEKMI; encoded by the coding sequence ATGTACAGAACAGAACATGATACCATGGGGCCTGTTGAGGTTCCTGCAGATAAGTACTGGGGCGCCCAGACACAGCGCTCAATAAATAATTTCAGGATAGGCGGCGAAAAGATGCCGGTTGAGGTGATCAGGGCATTTGCCGTTCTGAAGAAGGCAGCGGCCCTTACCAATAATGAACTCGGAGTGCTGCCCGATGATAAGACAACCCTTATCTGCAGTGTATGTGATGAGATCTCTGCCGGACTGCTTGATGAGCATTTCCCTCTTGTTGTGTGGCAGACCGGGTCGGGTACCCAGACCAACATGAATCTTAACGAGGTGATCGCCAACCGGGCCCATGTCCTTGCCGGCGGAAGTGTGGGAGAGGGGACACCCCCGGTCCATCCCAATGACGATGTCAACCGGTCGCAGTCCTCCAACGACACTTTTCCCACTGCAATGCATATTGCCGCCTACAAAATGCTGATGGAGGTCACCATACCCGGACTTGAAAAACTGAGGGAGACGCTGGCGGCCAAGTCGAAAGAGTTTGCCGGCGTTGTGAAGACCGGCCGCACACACTGGATGGATGCAACTCCGCTTACCCTGGGGCAGGAGTTTTCGGGCTATGTATCACAGATTGATCATCAGATGAAGGCCCTGCGCAGCACACTGCCCCACCTTGCCGAACTGGCTCTTGGTGGCACCGCTGTGGGGACCGGACTGAATGCACCAAAAGGGTATGACGATCTGGTGGCGGCTAAAATTGCTGAGCTCACCGGCTACCCCTTCATCAGTGCACCCAACAAGTTCGAGGCTCTCTCGGCAAATGATGCGGTGGTTAAGGTTTCGGGCGCGCTTAAGGGAGTTGCTGTAAGCCTCATGAAGATTGCCAATGACCTCAGGGCCCTGGCCTCAGGACCCCGGTCCGGCATAGGCGAGATCATCCTGCCTGCAAATGAGCCGGGCTCGTCAATTATGCCAGGCAAGGTAAACCCCACGCAGATAGAGGCCCTTACTATGGTCTGCGCCCAGGTAATCGGCAATGACCTGGCCATCACCACCGGGGGAATGCAGGGGCATTTTCAGCTCAACGTGTTCAAGCCGGTAATGATATATAACCTCCTGAATTCTGCCCGGCTGCTGGGTGATGCTGCTGTTTCCCTTAACGACAATTGCGTTGCCGGCATTGAGCCTGACAGGGAAAAGATAGCACGTAACCTGGAAAACTCACTGATGCTTGTTACCGCGCTTAATCCCCATATCGGCTACGAGAATGCTGCCAGGATAGCGAAGAAGGCATATGCTGAGAACAAAACCCTCAGGCAGGCTGCCCTGGAACTGGAGCTGCTGACAGAAGAGCAGTTCAGCGAATGGGTGGATCCTGAGAAGATGATATGA
- a CDS encoding alpha/beta hydrolase gives MINLRGARIGKNKNMTAMTQTIPFLNTSLRFTDSGRGPALVLLHGYLESLEIWDGFRERLEKHFRVICPDLPGHGKSGVTGEVHEMELLAESVAAVLDHCEADKCFIVGHSMGGYGGLAFLELYPDRLAGLCLFHSHPLPDTKQVMNNRCREIVLVNQGKKELISKINIPRAFASVNLERLAHEVERATAIATSTPDEGIVACLNGMMKRPSRETLLAATGKPVLLIAGRHDNYIPFEDAAKKVKLPRTGQFEALDNSGHIGFVEEPERSAELITRFVKENAEF, from the coding sequence TTGATAAATTTGCGGGGTGCCAGGATTGGCAAGAACAAAAATATGACTGCCATGACACAAACGATCCCATTCCTCAATACAAGCCTCAGGTTTACCGATAGCGGCAGAGGTCCTGCCTTGGTGCTCCTGCACGGTTACCTCGAATCGCTTGAAATATGGGACGGCTTCAGGGAACGGCTTGAGAAACATTTCAGGGTTATCTGCCCCGACCTCCCGGGCCACGGGAAATCGGGTGTAACAGGCGAAGTGCATGAAATGGAGCTGCTTGCAGAAAGTGTTGCCGCGGTGCTGGACCACTGCGAAGCTGATAAATGCTTTATCGTGGGGCATTCGATGGGGGGTTATGGGGGACTTGCATTTCTGGAGCTTTATCCTGACCGGCTTGCAGGGCTGTGCCTGTTTCACTCACACCCTTTGCCCGACACGAAACAGGTGATGAACAACAGGTGCCGTGAGATAGTGCTTGTAAACCAGGGCAAAAAGGAGCTGATATCCAAAATAAACATTCCGCGTGCATTTGCTTCAGTTAATCTTGAACGGCTGGCACACGAGGTTGAGAGGGCCACCGCCATTGCAACTTCAACACCCGATGAAGGCATTGTGGCCTGCCTTAACGGCATGATGAAAAGGCCTTCGAGGGAAACGCTGCTTGCCGCAACCGGTAAGCCTGTGCTTTTAATAGCCGGCAGGCATGATAACTATATCCCGTTTGAGGATGCTGCAAAAAAAGTTAAGCTTCCGCGGACCGGACAGTTTGAGGCACTTGATAATTCGGGCCATATTGGCTTTGTAGAGGAGCCGGAACGATCAGCCGAACTGATCACCCGGTTTGTGAAGGAGAACGCAGAGTTCTGA
- a CDS encoding succinate dehydrogenase produces the protein MSSFLNASIGRKFLVSISGLFLITFLAVHLTVNLFLLVGQEAYNMAAHFMATNPAIKIMEPALALGFLLHIVVSAYLTLTNQGTRPQRYSMVDQRKTSSWPSRNMFILGLLILIFLALHLSNFWYKMKFGGVTYIEYDGVQVQDAYTLVTGKFIIWWYALIYVAGAVILGLHLLHGFQSAFQTLGLSNQLWHKRLTVIGTVYALIIAAGFAIIPVWFLSGTFLN, from the coding sequence ATGAGTAGTTTTTTGAATGCATCGATTGGCAGGAAATTCCTTGTAAGCATTTCCGGCCTGTTCCTGATAACCTTTCTTGCCGTGCACCTTACCGTCAACCTCTTTTTACTGGTGGGCCAGGAAGCATATAATATGGCTGCACACTTTATGGCAACCAATCCTGCCATCAAGATTATGGAGCCGGCGCTGGCGCTTGGATTTCTTTTGCATATTGTGGTTTCTGCCTACCTTACCCTGACCAATCAGGGCACCAGGCCACAGAGATATTCCATGGTTGATCAGCGCAAGACAAGCAGCTGGCCTTCGCGCAACATGTTTATCCTGGGGCTGCTTATCCTGATATTCCTGGCTCTGCACCTTTCCAATTTCTGGTATAAAATGAAATTCGGAGGAGTGACCTATATAGAATATGACGGTGTACAGGTCCAGGATGCCTATACCCTGGTAACCGGAAAGTTTATTATCTGGTGGTATGCCTTGATCTATGTTGCAGGCGCGGTAATCCTGGGGCTCCATCTGTTGCACGGTTTTCAGTCGGCTTTCCAGACCCTGGGTCTGAGCAACCAGTTATGGCACAAAAGGCTTACTGTAATAGGCACTGTCTATGCATTGATAATAGCTGCCGGATTTGCCATTATTCCGGTCTGGTTCCTTTCCGGGACCTTTCTAAACTGA